The following coding sequences are from one Gopherus flavomarginatus isolate rGopFla2 chromosome 23, rGopFla2.mat.asm, whole genome shotgun sequence window:
- the TRAPPC14 gene encoding trafficking protein particle complex subunit 14 produces MEAQCDYFMYFPAVPFPARELLRGEPGRYRALPRRNHLYLGETVCFLLVLRGRPGPGGARTPWGELGSSLAALASVSPGGLDPGGEGDGEPPEEPGRDEDAPPPAPGSFRDCRPLLTHGQGPLGRPAAGIPVEEPIVSTDEVIFPLTISLDNLPPGTVKAKIVVTVWKREQEAPEVRERGYLSLLQNRAPAQLFREEQGAFKAQVSTMLTVLPPPGLKCRQLNVSGKYLTVLKVLNGCSQEEISLWDVRILPNFNASYLPMLPDGSVLLVDDVCHHSGEVPVGAFCRVAGAGSGCPCALSALEEQNFLFQLQAPERPQEDTKEGLEVPLVAVVQWSTPKLPFTSSIYTHYRLPSIRLDRPRFVMTAACESPVPLRRRFTVTYTLLNNLQDFLAVRLVWTPESATAGKKLSSEERRATQAALDSIVCHTPLNSLGYSRKGSALTIRVAFQALRAGLFELSQHMKLKLQFTASVSNPPPDARPVSRRSSPGSPAVRDLVERHQAGLGRSQSFSHQQPSRSHLMRSGSVMERRAITPPVGSPVGRPLYLPPEKSVLSLDKIAKRECKVLVVEPIK; encoded by the exons ATGGAGGCGCAGTGCGATTACTTCATGTACTTCCCGGCCGTGCCCTTCCCGGCCCGGGAGCTGCTGCGGGGCGAGCCGGGCCGGTACCGGGCACTGCCCCGGCGCAACCATCTCTACCTGGGCGAGACTGTCTGCTTCCTGCTGGTGCTGCGGGGCCGGCCCGGGCCGGGGGGCGCCCGCACCccctggggggagctgggctccTCCCTGGCCGCCCTGGCCAGCGTCAGCCCCGGGGGGCTCGacccggggggcgagggggacgGGGAGCCCCCCGAGGAGCCGGGCAGGGATGAGGACGCACCCCCTCCGGCGCCCGGTTCCTTCCGGGACTGCCGGCCCCTGCTGACCCACGGCCAGGGACCCCTGGGCCGACCGGCCGCCGGG atACCCGTGGAAGAACCAATCGTCTCCACGGACGAGGTCATTTTCCCGCTGACCATTTCCCTGGACAACCTGCCCCCCGGGACCGTCAAGGCCAAG ATTGTGGTGACGGTGTGGAAGCGGGAGCAGGAGGCTCCGGAGGTGCGGGAACGGGGGTACCTGAGCCTGCTGCAGAACCGGGCGCCGGCCCAGCTCTTCCGCGAGGAGCAGGGGGCCTTCAAAGCCCAAG TGAGCACCATGCTGACCGTGCTGCCCCCTCCGGGGCTGAAATGCCGCCAGCTCAACGTCTCCGGGAAATACCTGACCGTGCTCAAGG tgCTGAACGGCTGCTCCCAGGAGGAAATCTCCCTGTGGGATGTCCGCATCCTGCCCAACTTCAACGCCAGCTACCTGCCCATGCTGCCCGACGGCTCCGTGCTGCTGGTCGACGACGTCTG CCATCACTCGGGCGAGGTGCCCGTCGGCGCCTTCTGCCGCGTGGCCGGTGCCGGCTCCGGCTGCCCCTGCGCCCTGAGCGCCCTGGAGGAGCAGAACTTCCTCTTCCAGCTACAGGCGCCCGAGCGGCCCCAGGAGGACACCAAGGAG ggtCTGGAGGTCCCCCTGGTGGCTGTGGTTCAGTGGTCGACACCCAAACTCCCCTTCACCAGCAGCATCTACACCCACTACAG GCTGCCCAGCATCCGGCTGGACCGGCCACGGTTCGTGATGACAGCTGCCTGCGAGTCGCCCGTGCCCCTGCGCCGACGCTTTACCGTCACCTACACCCTGCTCAACAACCTGCAGGACTTCCTGGCCGTGCGGCTCGTCTGGACCCCGGAGAGCGCCACGGCGG GGAAGAAGCTGTCCAGCGAGGAGCGCCGGGCCACGCAGGCAGCCCTGGACTCCATCGTCTGCCACACGCCCCTCAACAGCCTGGGCTACTCGCGCAAGGGCAGCGCCCTGACCATCCGCGTCGCCTTCCAGGCCCTGCGCGCCGGCCTCTTCGAG ctctcccagcacATGAAGCTGAAGCTGCAATTCACGGCGAGCGTCTCGAACCCGCCCCCCGACGCCCGGCCCGTCTCGCGCAGGAGCAGCCCCGGCAGCCCGGCTGTGCGGGACCTGGTGGAGCGGCACCAGGCCGGGCTGGGCCGGTCCCAGTCCTTCTCCCACCAGCAGCCATCCCGCAGCCACCTCATGAG GTCAGGCAGTGTCATGGAGCGCCGTGCTATCACCCCGCCCGTGGGCTCCCCCGTGGGCCGCCCCCTCTACCTGCCCCCCGAGAAGAGTGTCCTGTCGCTGGACAAGATCGCCAAGCGGGAGTGCAAGGTGCTGGTGGTGGAGCCCATCAAGTGA
- the GAL3ST4 gene encoding galactose-3-O-sulfotransferase 4 produces MKLLPRCCRLQVLGAALAVCMTIGFTLQLLGVPFQGRGSPDWLPHLRLLPRGGAEERAPSNPLFPRHCQPRRHIVFLKTHKTGSSTIVNLLHRFGETRGLRFALPPRYQFGYPYPFQARRVKGYRPGGPRFDILCHHMRFDLPEVQKVMPPDSFYFSIVRDPGSLAESAFSYYRGVAPAFRRAGSLAQFLAAPERFYDPAERGNHYARNLLWFDFGLAPPATSGPEAVRAVLAQLERTFPLVLLTEHFDESLVLLREALCWAEEDVDAFRHNGRNPRAVRPLDLSQAARLRAWNDLDWQLYAHFNRSFWRRVEAFGPARLQAEVARLRERRRALAELCLQGGGPVEAAGIPDEQIRPFQFGQAQILGYALRPGLGPAEQQLCTRMVTPELQYKDRLDARQFGANGSQGAGGGRGR; encoded by the exons ATGAAGCTGCTCCCCCGGTGCTGCCGGCTCCAGGTCCTCGGGGCCGCCCTGGCCGTGTGCATGACCATTGGCTTCAccctccagctgctgggggtcCCTTTCCAAGGGAG GGGCTCCCCGGACTGGCTGCCCCACCTCCGGTTgctccccaggggtggggctgaggagaggGCTCCCTCCAACCCTTTGTTCCCCCGGCACTGCCAGCCCCGGCGCCACATCGTCTTCCTGAAGACGCACAAGACGGGCAGCAGCACCATCGTGAACCTGCTGCACCGGTTCGGGGAGACGCGGGGCCTGCGCTTCGCCCTGCCCCCCCGCTACCAGTTCGGGTACCCTTACCCCTTCCAGGCCCGGCGGGTGAAGGGCTACCGGCCGGGGGGGCCCAGGTTCGACATCCTCTGCCACCACATGCGCTTTGACCTGCCCGAG GTGCAGAAAGTGATGCCCCCCGATAGCTTCTACTTCTCCATCGTACGGGACCCGGGGTCGCTGGCCGAATCTGCCTTCTCCTACTACCGGGGGGTGGCGCCGGCTTTCCGCCGGGCAGGCTCGCTGGCCCAGTTCCTGGCGGCGCCCGAGCGCTTCTATGACCCGGCCGAGCGGGGCAACCACTACGCCCGCAATCTGCTGTGGTTTGACTTTGGGCTGGCGCCGCCGGCCACGTCAGGCCCCGAGGCCGTCCGGGCGGTGCTGGCCCAGCTGGAGCGGACCTTCCCGCTGGTGCTGCTGACGGAGCACTTCGACGAGTCGCTGGTGCTGCTGCGGGAGGCGCTGTGCTGGGCAGAGGAGGACGTGGACGCCTTCCGGCACAACGGGCGCAACCCCCGGGCTGTGCGGCCCCTGGACCTCTCCCAGGCCGCCCGGCTGCGGGCCTGGAACgacctggactggcagctctacGCCCACTTCAACCGCAGCTTCTGGCGCCGTGTGGAGGCCTTTGGGCCAGCCCGGCTGCAGGCCGAGGTGGCCCGGCTGCGGGAGCGGCGCCGGGCGCTGGCCGAGCTCTGCCTGCAGGGCGGGGGCCCCGTGGAGGCGGCCGGCATCCCCGACGAGCAGATCCGCCCCTTCCAGTTCGGCCAGGCGCAGATCCTGGGCTACGCGCTGCGGCCGGGGCTGGGGCCCGCCgagcagcagctctgcacccGCATGGTCACCCCCGAGCTGCAGTACAAGGACAGGCTGGACGCCCGACAGTTCGGGGCCAACGGCTCGCAGGGCGCAGGTGGAGGGCGGGGTAGGTAG